One Sphingomonas sabuli genomic region harbors:
- a CDS encoding TonB-dependent receptor plug domain-containing protein, with translation MLTLLLAPVAAAAAAAEPEIIVTASRFPETEAESAASVTVIDDDTIDRLGEPLVPALVRLTPSAAVETGGPAGTLAQVRIRGAEANHTLLFIDGIRANDPAAGDIPRFELLNADIVSRVEIVRGPQSALWGSDAIGGVVAVNGVDATAPGYATSAEAGSFGFRRAAASGTVATRDANLSGAIGWQRARGIDSFDGTGDRDGYRNLSGRLRGTFAVGDRIEIGAAGFALAGRSEFDGYDPVTFLRGDTLDSTRNRLAAGRVWITAGDAEGLGGTLATSLLHSSNRNFLDDAEINRTSGKRWTAEAQAHYGFSTGTVRHMAVIALDHDRERFRASDSVYFGATDQRRSRTHGSITAEWRAEVSPVVADIAVRHDRFSAFKDATTVRASALVQLGRGISVSGAYAEGIAQPTFFDLYGFFPGNFVGNPSLKPESSRGFELSLRYRNGPIQAALTGYRQRLSDEIVDVFDSATFTSSTENRADVSRRSGLEAEASWSADERLRLTANYSYLRATQPAESLVGQLREVRRPKHSAAIAADGVIGRITYGGSIAYVGRRGDTNFDVFPAQPVKLGAYWLAGARIAYRVAPAIDLFARASNLFDERYQDVFGYRTEGRGLFVGVELGKK, from the coding sequence ATGCTGACCCTGTTGCTTGCGCCGGTTGCGGCCGCCGCTGCTGCTGCCGAACCCGAAATCATCGTCACCGCGTCTCGCTTTCCCGAGACAGAAGCCGAGAGCGCTGCCAGCGTCACGGTGATCGACGACGATACGATCGATCGGTTGGGTGAGCCTCTTGTCCCTGCCCTCGTCCGCCTGACGCCCTCGGCCGCGGTCGAAACCGGTGGGCCTGCCGGCACCCTCGCCCAAGTCCGCATTCGCGGCGCCGAAGCCAATCACACGCTGCTGTTCATTGACGGCATTCGCGCCAATGACCCTGCAGCTGGCGACATCCCGCGCTTCGAACTGCTCAATGCGGACATCGTTTCGCGCGTCGAAATCGTCCGCGGGCCGCAGTCGGCCCTTTGGGGTTCGGATGCGATCGGCGGCGTCGTCGCGGTCAATGGCGTTGACGCCACCGCCCCCGGCTACGCGACCAGCGCCGAGGCGGGGTCTTTCGGTTTCCGGCGAGCGGCCGCGTCCGGCACGGTCGCAACTCGCGACGCCAACCTTTCCGGAGCGATCGGATGGCAACGCGCGCGCGGCATCGACAGTTTCGACGGTACGGGCGACCGGGACGGTTATCGAAACCTGTCGGGGCGCCTGCGCGGGACCTTTGCGGTCGGCGATCGCATCGAAATCGGCGCGGCAGGCTTCGCTCTCGCTGGCCGCAGCGAATTCGATGGCTACGATCCAGTCACGTTTCTTCGCGGCGATACGCTCGACAGCACGCGCAACCGCCTCGCTGCTGGCCGGGTCTGGATTACCGCGGGCGACGCCGAGGGTCTCGGCGGAACGCTGGCGACCTCGCTGCTCCACTCGTCCAACCGCAATTTTCTCGACGATGCCGAGATCAATCGGACGAGCGGCAAGCGCTGGACTGCCGAGGCGCAGGCACATTACGGTTTTTCTACCGGCACCGTCCGGCACATGGCGGTTATCGCGCTCGACCACGACCGCGAGCGTTTCCGGGCAAGCGACAGCGTCTACTTCGGCGCCACCGACCAGCGCCGCAGCCGCACGCACGGCTCGATTACCGCAGAATGGCGCGCAGAGGTGAGTCCCGTGGTGGCCGACATCGCCGTCCGCCACGACCGCTTCAGCGCGTTCAAGGATGCCACGACGGTGCGCGCTTCGGCGCTTGTCCAACTCGGCCGCGGCATCTCCGTCAGCGGCGCCTATGCGGAAGGCATTGCCCAGCCGACCTTTTTCGATCTCTATGGGTTCTTCCCCGGGAATTTCGTTGGAAACCCTTCACTTAAGCCTGAAAGCTCGCGCGGGTTCGAATTGTCGCTGCGCTATCGCAACGGCCCGATCCAGGCTGCTCTGACCGGATACCGGCAAAGGCTGAGCGACGAGATCGTCGATGTATTCGACTCCGCGACGTTCACGTCGAGTACGGAGAACCGCGCGGACGTCAGCCGGCGGTCGGGCTTGGAAGCCGAAGCCAGCTGGTCGGCGGACGAGCGCCTTCGGCTGACCGCGAATTACAGCTATCTGCGCGCGACACAGCCGGCGGAGAGCCTGGTTGGACAGCTGCGCGAGGTCCGGCGGCCGAAGCACAGTGCGGCCATCGCCGCCGACGGGGTCATCGGCCGGATCACTTACGGTGGCTCGATCGCCTATGTCGGGCGACGGGGCGATACCAACTTCGATGTTTTCCCGGCGCAGCCGGTCAAGCTGGGCGCTTACTGGCTAGCCGGGGCGCGCATCGCGTATCGGGTCGCGCCGGCCATCGACCTGTTCGCGCGCGCCTCCAACCTGTTTGACGAGCGCTATCAGGACGTATTCGGCTATCGCACCGAAGGGCGCGGCCTGTTCGTCGGGGTGGAATTGGGAAAGAAGTAG
- the fabZ gene encoding 3-hydroxyacyl-ACP dehydratase FabZ: protein MSEQAGATAIGPLDIRRVMAALPHRYPLLLVDRVESLDPDTGIVAIKAVTMNEQFFQGHFPGRPIMPGVLIVEALAQAAGVLAVESLGLAGSGKLVYFMAIEGAKFRQPVEPGVLLRLEVEFVQKRSSVCKFAGRALVDGKLAAEANFTAMIADAPAD, encoded by the coding sequence GTGAGCGAACAGGCGGGAGCGACGGCTATCGGCCCGCTGGATATCCGGCGGGTGATGGCGGCGCTCCCGCATCGCTACCCCTTGCTGCTCGTCGACCGGGTCGAAAGCCTCGACCCGGACACCGGCATCGTCGCCATCAAGGCGGTGACGATGAACGAGCAGTTCTTCCAGGGTCATTTCCCCGGACGTCCGATCATGCCGGGCGTTCTGATCGTCGAAGCGCTGGCCCAGGCGGCCGGCGTGCTGGCGGTCGAATCGCTTGGCCTCGCCGGGTCGGGCAAGCTGGTTTATTTCATGGCCATCGAGGGCGCGAAGTTTCGCCAGCCGGTCGAGCCTGGCGTCCTCCTCCGGCTCGAAGTCGAGTTCGTCCAGAAGCGCAGCAGCGTGTGCAAGTTCGCGGGACGGGCGCTCGTCGACGGCAAGCTCGCCGCCGAGGCCAATTTCACGGCGATGATCGCCGACGCCCCGGCGGACTAG
- a CDS encoding OmpH family outer membrane protein, with protein sequence MKKFFVAAAFAATAVSIPTVASAQRPPIIMVDTDTIMETCTACVSARSQIQQKETALRTRAQTLRQQIETEGKPIQDTVDKLGDKAPDAALQARIRAFQTKQQQASQEIETTQRTLQSTAAHVQQQIGVRLISVVEQVRARRGAMIALSKSATLANDNSIDVTAEVLSGLNSALPSVSVTPLPQQAQPQQQQPQGR encoded by the coding sequence ATGAAGAAATTCTTCGTAGCGGCCGCGTTTGCGGCGACTGCCGTGTCCATTCCGACGGTCGCTTCGGCCCAGCGTCCGCCGATCATCATGGTCGACACCGACACCATCATGGAAACCTGCACCGCCTGCGTGTCGGCCCGTTCCCAGATCCAGCAGAAGGAAACCGCGCTTCGCACCCGTGCGCAGACGCTTCGCCAGCAGATCGAAACGGAAGGCAAGCCGATCCAGGACACCGTCGACAAGCTTGGCGACAAGGCTCCGGACGCCGCCCTTCAAGCCCGCATTCGCGCCTTCCAGACCAAGCAGCAGCAGGCGAGCCAGGAAATCGAAACGACCCAGCGCACGCTGCAGTCGACTGCCGCCCATGTGCAGCAGCAGATTGGCGTTCGGCTGATTTCGGTCGTCGAGCAGGTCCGTGCGCGTCGCGGTGCGATGATCGCGCTGTCGAAGAGCGCCACGCTGGCCAATGACAACAGCATCGACGTCACCGCCGAAGTGCTGAGCGGCCTCAACAGCGCCTTGCCGTCGGTCAGTGTCACGCCGCTGCCGCAGCAGGCGCAGCCGCAGCAGCAGCAGCCGCAGGGCCGGTGA